In Dehalococcoidales bacterium, one genomic interval encodes:
- a CDS encoding DMT family transporter, with protein MLERFKSRFSGYLYVAVAAIIWGSNGVIVNQVAYDAQSITFFRVIFASLTLLPVVLITQRSEVITVAKSWKSWNIMLGLGLMLTLGWALLFQSMKLIAIANAVFLNYTAPIFATLLIPLLLKEKLEKSTLIALVISVGGILLISFQQGLRFGGDQNQLGIVLGLLAGLAYAGFVILSKKALSSFSNQVVAFYSYSIASVFLLPFVIGIDFPPDLHSLILLMILGILNTGFAVTFYLKGLNLIKAQKAVVLTYLEPASAVVFGLIFLSQTPTPLMILGGSLILVAGYIVSRR; from the coding sequence ATGCTGGAGCGATTCAAATCAAGATTCTCCGGGTATTTGTATGTGGCCGTAGCAGCTATAATTTGGGGCTCTAATGGGGTGATTGTAAACCAGGTTGCCTACGATGCCCAGTCCATTACTTTCTTCCGAGTCATTTTTGCGAGTCTTACTCTATTACCTGTAGTGCTTATAACCCAAAGATCAGAAGTGATAACCGTTGCCAAGTCCTGGAAATCATGGAACATCATGCTGGGCTTAGGGTTAATGCTTACTCTGGGATGGGCTTTACTCTTCCAATCGATGAAACTCATTGCTATCGCCAATGCTGTCTTTCTTAACTACACGGCTCCAATATTCGCAACCTTGCTTATCCCTTTGTTACTTAAAGAAAAGCTGGAGAAATCTACGCTGATTGCCTTGGTTATTTCCGTAGGGGGGATATTGCTAATCTCTTTTCAACAGGGCTTGCGTTTTGGTGGCGATCAGAATCAACTGGGAATAGTTCTTGGGTTACTCGCTGGTCTCGCATACGCAGGATTCGTCATCTTATCGAAGAAGGCTTTGTCTAGTTTCTCAAACCAAGTTGTGGCGTTTTACTCCTACTCTATAGCCTCAGTGTTTCTCTTGCCTTTTGTAATAGGCATAGATTTTCCTCCCGATCTGCATTCCCTGATACTCCTTATGATTTTGGGTATCTTAAACACTGGCTTTGCAGTCACCTTCTACCTGAAAGGTTTGAATTTGATAAAGGCTCAGAAAGCAGTAGTATTAACCTATCTCGAACCTGCTAGTGCCGTGGTTTTTGGGTTAATATTTCTATCTCAAACGCCGACACCACTTATGATACTAGGGGGTTCTCTAATACTCGTGGCAGGATATATCGTATCTAGAAGATGA